GTATCGCCGAAGCAGTCGGTGGGAATGCCGATGTGCTGGTTGTAGGTGACCGTCACCCGCTGCCCCATGGAGGCGTTGATGCGCGCGGCCACGGCATCGTCCCGCACCGTGAAGAAGAACTTCTCGGCCACGGTTCCGGGCATGGTGATGAGGGCGATCTCTCCTTCCCAGGTCTTGCAGAGCCAGCCGCGATGGGAGAACTTCTGGATGTAGCCCGCGCGCTCGCCGGTGGAGTAGCTCCAAGAGATGACGAACCAGACGTACAGCGCAAAGAGCAGGGCAGGCACGATCAGGAGCCAGAACAGCCACTTCCACTTGCGTGAGCGTCCGGAAGCTTGCATGGGGTGGGGAGGCGGATGAGTTTTGGAGCCGGCTATTTGATCTTCTCCCGGTGATGCTGTCCAGTCGCGAGCGTCCGCGGCAGTCCGTGCGCCGCCACCGGATGTCGAAACGCTGTACGGCGCTTCCGATCCGCCGGCCGAAAGTCACGTGGAGCCGCGCCTCCATGGGACGCCAACAGCGGCGCCCGGCACCGATGCTTTGCGTTTCGCCCTTTCGTGACGCTCGTGTTGACGCCATGCCCCCACGGTGGACCTGTCGGCCCGAACGACAAAGGGAATCGATGGCATGCAACCTGCTGATGAACCTGCGAGTCCCGGACGGGGACGCAATGCCGCCACAGGAGGCCGCCATGACCGTGATCGCGCTGTTCGGAAAACTCCTGCATGCCGTGCTCGCCGCCGCATCCGGCGGTGCCGGCCCCAGGGTGCCGCAGGCCGTCCCTGTCCGAGTCCGAGCGCGCTCGCGGCGTCGACAGTGACGCCCGCGGCGGTGATTCCCGAGACCTGACAGAGGAGCCGGAGCCGGAGGAGTGCCCCCAGAGACCCCTGGCTGCGGATGACGTTGGTGCCCATCATTCTGTTTACCGTGACCCTTGGCGGGTTGTTGCTCGCGATCGGTTACTTCGCCTACACCACCATCTTCGGTGGACGGCTGCTCGCCAAGTGCCGAGTACCGGGCGAAGCCGTGTTCGATCTCGAGCCCCGGATGAGCCCCGTGGAAGTCTCGGCCTATCTGGGCCCCTCCCGGGGTGAACGCCAGCTGGTGAGGGTGGAGCTGGAGCGGGAGGGAAGCTGGGTCTGGACCCGCGACGTGCTTCCCGAACAGAGCCGCGGTCTGCTCGACGATGCCGTCCCGGTCGAACGTTTCCGGGTGGATGCGCCGGGGCGATACCGGCTCAAGGGCATTTCGTCCAGCGGCGCGAATGGCCGCAATGCGACAGTGGCCGCCATCCATGTCTATGCCCACGCGACTCAGCCCAAGGGCTTCGTGTACGTTCTTGCTGGCGTGATGCTCGCGGGCGGTTTCGTCAGTCTCCTGGTCGTGCTGGCCTGAGCCCGGGAATCCGCGGAGGCACTTGCGGTCCAACCTCCGTTGCCGGTTTCCCGGCGAAGACTGCCCGAGTTCCATCGTGAAGCCGTGCCCGGCCCTGCTTGCCGCCCTTTTGCCCCTTGTGTCCGGGATTGCCCTGGCCACGGACCCGCCGCGCGAGTGGGACAGCCACCTTCAGCGCCGGGACTACGCCGGCGCCCTCCGGATACTCGTGCCCGCGGCTGATGGTGGCGATGCCCGCGCAGCGGCAGTGCTGGCGGACATCCACGAGCGCGGACTCGGGGGCCGGCGGGACTACGACCAGGCCATCCGCTGGCGCAGGGTGGCTGCCGAGAACGGCGATGCGGAATCCGCCTACCGGATCGGCAACCAGTACGCGCGGGGAGACGGCGTGTCCCGCAGCGACGAAATGGCGGAACAGTGGTTCCGCGCCGCCGCCGAGAAAGGTCATCCCCAGGCGCAACTGGAGCTCTCCAAGCTGCTGGCCCGGGCTGGGGCC
This region of Betaproteobacteria bacterium genomic DNA includes:
- a CDS encoding sel1 repeat family protein translates to MKPCPALLAALLPLVSGIALATDPPREWDSHLQRRDYAGALRILVPAADGGDARAAAVLADIHERGLGGRRDYDQAIRWRRVAAENGDAESAYRIGNQYARGDGVSRSDEMAEQWFRAAAEKGHPQAQLELSKLLARAGASAEEFKESELWYDRARDNGAVAAAPLPPHAVGTAAERGPTLSDLRAERAMRHGWRPRDRRALLAPPPPLWADPFGRPYGVVPGWSAGYGYGAGFGHPGLWGPGPFAGWGWGYPGTSHFHFGFSQRLGW